The nucleotide window AATAATGATTTTTTTAAAAAAACCTCAGATTTAAAAACAATTTTTAATAAGATAAATCCTAATAATAGGGATATCGTTTTTTCTTGTGGTTCAGGTATTACAGCTTCAATATTAGCGCTAGCAGCATCAGTTTCTGGCTACAAAAACTGTGCAGTTTATGATGGATCTTGGACAGAATGGGGTTTGGATAAAAATTTACCTAAAGAGAAATAGATATGGAAAAATTAAATTGGAGTAAAAAAGAATTTGAAGTTTATGTACTTCTTTTTGCTGCACATTGCAATCATTTTGAATCAAAAGAAGAGCAAGAATATATTCTAGACAGGGTAGATGAAAAAATGTATAACAAAATTCATACTGAAGTTGTAATAGATTCAGAAGAAACAAACCTGAACAAAATACAACAATATTTAGCTGAAAATCATTTTGAGCAAGCAGAGAAAGAGGCTCTAATTAAAGATATAAAAAATGTGTTTTTTGCTGATGGTACTGTAGATGCAATAGAAAAGAAGATTTTTTCTTTATTAAAAAAAATAATAGATTAATATTTAACAAAAATTTTCAGCTTTAGTTTTTGGTGTAATTAAAATAAAAGTAAGATATTTGTAACAATAAAGAAAGACATGACATTTATTCAAAATCATCATCATCATTTTTACAATTGCTCTCAAGCGATTTAAAAATGTATTGAATAAAATCAAGATATTTATAAACCTGTTTGAGCAAATCAAACAGGTTTTTATTTTTAAACCGAATTTGCTCAAATCTATTTAAATTAAAATTTAAAAATGAGTTACTTAAGAATTGCAGTACAAAAATCAGGAAGATTAAATGAAGATTCAATGAGAATCTTAAAAGACATTGGTATTTCTATAGATAATGGAAAAGACCAATTAAAAGCTTCAGCAAGAGACTTTCCTGTAGAAGTATTTTATCTGAGAAATGGAGATATTCCTCAATATTTAAGAGATGGAGTAGTAGATGCTGCTATTATTGGAGAAAATATTTTAATAGAAAAAGGAAGCGATTTAGATTTTGTAGAACGTTTAGGATTTTCTAAATGTAAAGTATCGATTGCAGTACCTAAAGATTCTAAGGCAAATTCTCTAAAAGATTTAGAAGGTAAAAGAATTGCTACTTCTTATCCAGAAACTGTAAAACAGTTTTTAGCAGAACAAAATATAGATGCGCAATTACACATCATTAATGGTTCTGTAGAAATTGCACCAAATATTGGTTTAGCAGATGGTATTTGTGATATTGTTTCAAGTGGAAGTACATTGTTTAAGAACGGTTTAAAAGAGATTGAAGTTCTTTTAAAATCAGAAGCAGTTTTAGCAGTTTCACCTGAAATAGATGAAGAAAGAAAGCAAATTTTAGAAAAAATACAATTTAGAATTCAGTCGGTTTTAAAAGCAAGAAATTCTAAATATGTATTGCTAAATGCACCAAATGAAAAATTAGATAAAATTTTAGATTTATTACCTGGTATGAGAAGCCCAACTGTATTACCATTGGCTGAAAAAGGTTGGAGTTCTGTACATACAGTAATTAGCAAAAATGATTTCTGGAATATTATTGATGAATTAAAAGCTAATGGAGCAGAAGGAATTTTAGTTTGCCCAATAGAAAAAATGGTGCTTTAAAATTTATTGTAGATGAAAGTTATTCTAAATCCTAAAAAAGAAATATGGTCTGCAATTTTAGAAAGACCTACTAAAACAGTAGATGATATTGAAGCTACAGTTTCTAAAATTTTTAAAGAAGTTCAAGAAACTGGAGATGTTGCTGTTAACAAGTACACTAACCAATTTGATAAGGTGCAATTAACTTCTAATTCTGTAACTTCAAATGAAATTGAAGAAGCAAGTAAAAGTGTATCTCAAGAATTAAAAGATGCTATTAAACTAGCTTATGATAATATTAGTAAATTTCATCAAGC belongs to Polaribacter dokdonensis and includes:
- the hisG gene encoding ATP phosphoribosyltransferase, with protein sequence MSYLRIAVQKSGRLNEDSMRILKDIGISIDNGKDQLKASARDFPVEVFYLRNGDIPQYLRDGVVDAAIIGENILIEKGSDLDFVERLGFSKCKVSIAVPKDSKANSLKDLEGKRIATSYPETVKQFLAEQNIDAQLHIINGSVEIAPNIGLADGICDIVSSGSTLFKNGLKEIEVLLKSEAVLAVSPEIDEERKQILEKIQFRIQSVLKARNSKYVLLNAPNEKLDKILDLLPGMRSPTVLPLAEKGWSSVHTVISKNDFWNIIDELKANGAEGILVCPIEKMVL